From Paenibacillus physcomitrellae, the proteins below share one genomic window:
- a CDS encoding DUF2232 domain-containing protein, protein MNILKLRWTSIAWSIVYLLLLLSLKSPLIVITSFFMLLPGLVLFTLLPIRSFIVHIIPVLVIVALLAGPAYVLLSIYFLIPSMLMGLAYKRRAAAFKAIAIGAGAILVEFLIMLLLSKALFDFNLSELIESTFNMTAAPLEGMSGETVAGSMGLTSDAIEQLSQLTVRLLPFTLSVCALVIAWVGHALARPTLASLGQVVPKLQPLRTWRLPRSLVWYYLVALLLSMFVGSGSGFLNTVLLNMIPMLGFCFMIQTASFFFFLAYERKWNAFIPIVLIIVMLFFQPLRIIGILDILFPLRDKISRSGR, encoded by the coding sequence GTGAACATATTGAAATTGCGCTGGACATCCATCGCTTGGAGCATCGTTTATTTGCTGCTGCTCCTGTCTTTAAAATCTCCATTGATTGTGATTACTTCATTTTTTATGCTGCTGCCGGGTTTGGTGTTGTTTACGCTGCTGCCGATCCGTTCGTTTATCGTGCATATCATACCGGTGCTCGTGATCGTGGCCTTGCTGGCCGGACCGGCTTATGTCCTGTTATCGATCTACTTCCTGATTCCGTCGATGCTGATGGGGCTTGCTTACAAGCGCAGGGCAGCTGCTTTTAAAGCGATTGCGATTGGCGCAGGCGCAATCCTCGTGGAATTTCTGATTATGCTGCTGCTCAGTAAAGCATTGTTTGATTTTAATTTATCAGAGCTGATCGAGAGCACCTTTAACATGACGGCAGCTCCTCTTGAGGGGATGTCAGGAGAAACGGTAGCCGGTTCCATGGGCTTAACGTCCGATGCGATTGAACAGCTGTCGCAATTGACGGTAAGACTGCTTCCTTTTACCCTTTCGGTCTGTGCGCTCGTCATTGCCTGGGTAGGGCATGCGCTGGCGCGGCCAACACTTGCCAGTCTGGGCCAGGTCGTTCCCAAGCTGCAGCCGCTGAGAACCTGGAGACTTCCGCGTTCCTTGGTATGGTATTACCTCGTGGCGCTGCTGCTTAGCATGTTCGTAGGAAGCGGATCCGGGTTTCTAAATACCGTTCTGCTGAACATGATCCCGATGCTCGGGTTCTGTTTCATGATTCAGACGGCAAGCTTCTTCTTCTTTCTCGCTTATGAACGCAAGTGGAATGCATTTATTCCGATTGTGCTTATCATTGTCATGTTGTTCTTCCAGCCGCTGCGGATTATCGGCATTTTGGATATTTTATTCCCGCTTCGCGACAAGATTTCCAGATCTGGACGATAA
- a CDS encoding MazG-like family protein has protein sequence MPKEMDVAKRAKVIEWLKTEVVDHVSRLFKSLWEGSSLKVVDSLASLVVSCYILGRRLGISYGDLDASIVEKLKKHKQEGHQLEDWYQDISALEEHMRKR, from the coding sequence ATGCCTAAAGAAATGGATGTTGCCAAACGTGCAAAAGTCATTGAATGGCTGAAGACGGAGGTTGTGGACCACGTATCCCGGTTGTTCAAATCGTTATGGGAAGGAAGCAGTCTGAAAGTGGTGGACAGCTTGGCCAGTCTGGTGGTCAGCTGCTATATTTTGGGCCGCCGGTTGGGGATTTCTTATGGAGACCTCGATGCAAGCATTGTAGAAAAGCTGAAAAAACATAAACAAGAAGGTCACCAGCTGGAGGATTGGTATCAAGATATCTCCGCCCTGGAAGAACATATGCGTAAGAGGTGA